The stretch of DNA ACGCCACTAGTGAATTGCTTGCACCTGCTGGTTGATGCTCACGTGCAGCCTCTTAGTTTAAAGTCGGCCTGTCGTCATTGACGCGCTGAAGGCTTCATTTTTTTAACGTCTTTCTTAAACGTAATTCCTCCCCATCTCCACAAAAAAATGCCTCCTAAAAAGAATTCAACTGTTGTCGATGAGAAAGCCTCCTCCAGCAATGCGCCGGTGCTCAAAAAAATGGGTAAGCAGGTTGTTTTGGTCGAAATGAAGGTTAGCTGCTAATGcaaatagtgttttgttttttaggtcCTGTAACTGTACGCAAGATGTCAGCGCATCCTCCAACACTCATCATGGTGAGGGAGGCGCTCATAGAACTGGACTCCAGAAAGGGGGTCTCGTTGCAGGCCATCCAGAACTTTATCAAGCGCAACTACCCGTCTGTGGATCACGTACGGGTCAAGCACTTTGTCCGCAGAGCCATCAAAAAAGGCCTGGAAACGGGCATCTTGGTGAGGCCAGCCCACGCCACTGTCGCCGTAGGCGTCATGGGCAGATTTCGGGTAATGGAAGATGAACGAACTCAAGTGTTGTTAAATgtataaagttattttttttaatttattatgctgTGTGAAGCTTGCACCAAAGACCAAAGAATCCAAACCCAAAGCCCCCAAAGTGAAAGAGAACGTGGATCCCAATGTGCAGAAAGCAGCAAAGGAGGAAACCAAGAAGATAAAAACTGATAATGGTAAATCCTCATCCTCTAACGAGATCAAATCCACGGTGATGATAAAATAAGTGCTAATTGCTCCTTTTATGTGAAGGTGCCACAAAGAAAGCTGCTGCAAATAAACCAAAGAAAGAggtaagtttttatttatttttttaatggtcaCAAAAATTCCactttaatctgttccaaactGTCACTGCCTCAAAACCATTAATTATAGCCATTTAAGAATGGAAAGGTCTCCTATAATGCTAAACAGCaatataatagcaataatagAGCCTGTTTGAATGGAATGCCATatgcaaaaaatgtcatttttggcccttgtttgctccacttttgagagaagaggttcTTTGGAAGTTCTGTCTTTCATGGTATGGTaacctttttaacatttaaatatcAAAAGGTAAAATTGCTTTAAAACCAACTCGCATAATGATACCGTCAGCTTGTTGTGGTGGTTCATAGGTATTGCTGGGATGTTGGCAAGCTTAATCTgattgggggtgtccaaactttccacCTAGGGCCGCTTATTAAAGGTCAGTGGATGCGGGGGTATTTTGATACTTCATTAATGTatgtaaaaaggctaaagacATTTTATAAGTAAAGGCAAAACTTTGTTAGCTTTAAGTGACAATGTATTAAAACTCTGCTACATGCATGTTGGCTTCTGCCTGATAGTTACACATTTGtgtatgcaaatgtattttgcaCTAAGCAGCCATGACAAGTGCTTTCCTCTGCATTTcctgttgactttttttgttttgccatCACTGTTACCCTTCTGTGGTAGCATCACAAAAGTTTTCACACTTTAGACTGAAAATCAATTTAATCTTTAGCAAAGTTTTGTTTCTCAAGGAGTCAAAGGTTCCCAAAAGGTCAAAGAAAGATGAGGTGCTCCCCGCCACCAAGGTGGTGCCCGCCAAGAAGCCCAAAGCTAAAAAAGCTGCAGACaaggaagaggatgaagaggctGCATCTTCTGTGAAGGCCAAGGCGAAGCCTAAGGAGGCCAAGCTGAAGGAGCCTAAGGAGGCCAAGCCTAAGAAGGTGAAAGAGGCCAAGGCAGCAAAGGGTAAAGCTGCCAAAGGGTCCAAGGATCCTGCACCAAAAGCCCCCGCTAAAGGAGGAAGGAAAAAGAATACGGagtgaatatttttttcttaaactactgtacatttgttttttgtttttttctttccccaaataaaattgtaacttttgtaGCTCTTTGCATTGTGGAGTATTTAACTCATTTCACAGTAATGGAATCAAAATCCGCTGTACTATCACAGCATATAACTGTAATCAAACAATTGTACAGCAGGTGGCGGTATGACTTTAAAGTGAgacggaagaagaagaagcgcttCCTGAGTGCCACACCACCGAGCCCGCGCTTTTTCTTCCGAAACGGATCTGATTTGGGGGAAAAGCACTCGTTCGTAAGGTCGTGTTTTAAGCCATTTACCTTGTAATCCTTTCAACTGCCACTAGAATTATTTTAACTGttcgtttgtttttattttacttttgagtTACTGCTTTTGTGTTTGGCAGTTGCACTTTCTTCACTGTCGCATTTCCTTTTCCCCTCTCTTCACAAGAAAAGCGTATCAGTTAGTACAACCTTCACATTAAAAGCGGTATCATCGGGAAAACAGTAGTGGAACATGAAACAGTGCTTCAACTTTAAGTTCCTTTAATACGTTAGCTAACCAGTTGTTTGCACTGTGTGCgagcactgatctgtataatgtatctggatagctcattggcgatgacttgtgaaggcaaacggccgccatattgctactcgcaagaaacacttctcgggcaagcttttgctttcgtggtgaacttattttattaattcggatagGACACAAATGTCgtcttaagatgcctgcatgtgcagctattaactgcacaaaccGCCaattcaaaggctgtggacgaacatttcacgtgtaagtatgactgaaatgtagatttatgattgataatttaagggttttgcactgtcgatctctcagatattttcgatcgtataaaattcctctgatgaaatgtatgtccagaattgatacgtttatatagctctataatagctaagaggaaatttacgtacttttttgttatatcatgatatatgtattttttaagggacgaaggttgcgttacttgaaggaatgggagaatctcagtgtttccatgatgcttaccaggcattgtatacagtgcagttagcaagccagtttgcatacaattgagtcgacatgacccttcatttggataaacaattatttttttttgctgctgaatgactgacgtaaaaggattcattcatatgatatgttctggaaaataatattactgaacatgcataccggtatgtttgagattgcaaacaacgtattgtcttacccaaagcatatggttttgtttcagtgttgttttttttcgtgtgtgtgtggatgtatgtgtttatggttattatgtAACAGAtgcggaaaaaaaacatgtattatcatgtctgtaatgtttttgtttatgggttaatttctccaaaatccctactttgtgatttgttttggtttcttcTTAAGTTATAATTTAACATCtgtaactttattttcgtatttCCTTTGCCATGGtatgagcttttattttgaaggctcagGGGATGTCATACTGTTGCTCACGTCGTCAGTCAGTCCATGTTTGTGCTGGCTGACAGGTACGTTGGTGTGGGAGCAACTAAGTTTTGTAATAACATTTCAGTGGTTAAAATATTGCTTTATATTAACCTAATGGGACCCCTGTTGTtacttatttatgtttctttaaCAATATGTCGTGTAGTGTGgttttgggggtgtttttgaCTGTGGGAGAgcaagctaactaattagctatCAGCCACGTTTTTCTCTTATTGGGGGTGGGGTGTGCGTGAGCGTGCATTGTGCTGAATGTGCCTTGTTCTTGTATAGGCCTGTTGCTGTTGAGGAGCTCACGTGCATGTCCTCATTGTATATTCCACCACACTGCAggtatattgttttacattgaatgatttatttcttttattccgTTTCTTGTGCTTCAGTTATGTGTATTTAAGTTAATGGAATTGCATTATTgttatgtattgtatttatttcatgtcatttcatgacctttgttatttactttactttctttacattttgagtCCATGTTTGTGCTGGCTGACAGGCCTGTTGCTGTTGAGGAGCTCACGTGCATGTCCTCATTGTATATTCCACCACACTGCAGATTCCACCATACTGCAGGAATAAACTCCTGTTCCAAAGCCATCTCTGTGTCCCTTCATCGTGCACCAGAACACAACGCAGTATAGCCGGGACCTGCGGATACACTGGCAGCCCGGCgacattggtgccgtgacccggattTCTTCTCTTCAGATCATCGTCAGAGTGATCACCGGTGGTTGCTGGAACAAGTACAGTAGGGACACTGTAAAGATTTtggaaaaaagtatatatagaTTACACACTGAAGCCACTGAGGActgttgatattttttattttccatgaaCCTGAATTCAGCgaatttgtttgtgtgtatgtaaaataaGTTTCATTTGCCTTTCTATATTGTCACTAGATGAAAGTGAACACACTGGCTACAATGGCAGACAGTGAGGCTGGTAAGGGATTGCTTACCTATGATGACAGTGTTCATACAAGTCTTGGGCGAGGTCGGGGTTTGGGAGGTTATGCAACTCCACTTAAGGGTGTTAGTATGGTGGGTCACCCAGTTTTATCTTCCACTCGCGCGAACCATGATAGCCTCACACCAAGACAGCATGAACCTAAGTCTGTCACTAGTTTTACAGGCATGGGGAGGGGAGTTGGAGTGGTTGGTCTCAGTACACCATGTTTAACCCACATGCACGCTGATGCATCTCCTCCCAGGCAACAGTGGTTTGATGGAAGCAGCAACTCCCCCGACATAGGAAGCCTTATAACACAGTTAGCCCACCAAATTGGTGAGAACATTGCTAATCAGATACAGAAGACTGCAGGTAGTCAGAATGACAAAAGTACTCCCACATCTAGTGCAAATATAGCCGAGGCCCATCCTGAGTTAAATATGACTGGAATGAAGTTTGTGATGCAAGCTGATGTCAAAGAGCCACCACATTTCAGGGGTGATGGAACTGATAAGCACACAATACATGAATGGGAAGAAATTATGGATGTCTATTTGAGGAAAAGGGGCATTCCAACACATGAACACTCACAAGAGGTAACGTCGAAACTGATGGGAAAGGCTCGAGATGTTGTAAAGGTCACACTCCGCAGTATCCCTTCTTTAAAGCCTGCTGAAGACCCCAAGCTTGTTTTTGATATTCTTAAGCAGCATTTCAGTGAGGTAACATATTCGACAATGCCCCTTGCAGATTTTTACAACACATTACCTCTGGCAGGAGAAGGTCCAATGGATTATTGGATCCGCCTGAACAAAGCAGTGGATGTGGCTGATGAGTGTCTAAGGAGACAGGGTAGGAATATTGAGGACCCTGCTCATGAAGTCACCATGATGTTTGTAAAACACTGTCCTGACACTGCACTCTCAAGTGTTCTCAAGTGTAGAACAGCAGAGAAATGGACATCACATGAGATACAGGAACACCTCATAGAACATCAGAGAGAGGCCAAAACAAAGACCCAAGGTAAAATGCGTCGCCCATCACCGCACAGGCAGGTAGGGGCCCATGCTCAGATTTTAACCCCGGAAGGTGTAACTGTCgaaaaggtgagggagttcaCTGTTGAACAGAATGCGACAGGGCTGTCGTCCACTTCTCCAGCAGAGAATACTTGCATTCAGTCACTCATCGGCTTGCTGGATCGTGTGTTGGAGCAGAAAGTCCATACAGTAGTGGCCACAGAACCTAGAAGGGAACAATCACGTGTCTTTCAAAGGATTTGTAAAGTCTGCCAGGCCATGGATCATTccaccacaatgcattgcaggcAGGAAAACCTTTGCATGAGCTGTTTCAGACCAGGTCACTGGAAGCGAGAATGCCGACAGCGTAGGTCAAGACAGAACGGCCTACCCAATCTGACTCAGTCTCAACCCAGAGATGGACAAGGTGCGTCATCTTTAAACCACATGGCTCACATATAGAGAGGGGACGTGTGAGCACCAAAGAAACAACCCTCAAATGTGTTGAAGATTTGAAGGAAGTGTATGCCAATGTATGTAAAATGATACCAAATGATTGCACAGTCATAGTTCAAAACATCCACAGAGTTGACCCGTATGGCGAGTTATTTCATGCTGCAGTGACAATCAATGGTTCTGTTCAGTTGCGAGGACTGCTTGATTCTGGATCAATGGCTTGCACAATAAGTGAAGTGGCAGAACAGAAACTTGTATCAGAGAACATCCTGACGCAACAGCAAGAAATGACACAGCGTGTTATCCTTGTCGGCTGTGGGGGAGTACAGGTGACTCCAAAGGGCATGTATGACTTGGAAGTGGAATTGTATGGAGTTAAGTGCATGGTTCCAGTCCTGGTAGTTGCGGGACAGAAAGATGAGATCATCATAGGCACTAACATGTTGAAGTATGTAGTCCATCAAATGAAGAACGATGATGATTATTGGAAACTTATCTCTTGCAATGTACAGGAGTCTGCAGAGTGTGAGCAGTTTCTGGAGATGATGGCTAACCTGACAAGGTGGAGAGGGACTGATGTACCAGATAAAGTGGGCACAGTTAAGTTGACCCAGGCAGTAACACTACAGCCTAAACAGGAATACCTGTTGTGGGGTCGGTTGCCCAGTAATGTCCCAATGTCACCTGGTAGCACGGTGGTGGTGGAACACACAACTGCTAAGTGTGTCCCGCGAGGCATTGTTATTGGCAGAGTGGTCACACCTTTGTGGGGAGATGGTTGGACTCCCATGAAAGTGACCAATATCACTGAAAAACCCGTCACTTTGAAAAGAAACTGTAAGATAGCAGATGTTTCTCCATGCATTGCCGCTGAAGACTTCACACTGTTTCAAGGCTCTTGTCAGGGAAAGAAGGACACAGATGAAGTAAAGCATGATCAAAACAACATAAGTACTGCTACTACTGACCCGAAACAGAAGTTGAAGAACCTTGGCTTGGGAGATGTTGATGTTGATAGTTGCCAGGTGAGCCACTCTACTAAAACTCAACTGCTGGAAATGCTGGAGCGATATGAGGATGTTTTCTCAAAACATCCCCTGGATTGTGGTGAAGCCAAGGGCTTTGTGCACAGAATTCGACTCACAGACGACCGTCCTTTCCGCCTCCCATACCGCAGAGTCCCTCCAGCTCATTATCAAAAACTGCGCCAAGTCCTCACTGAGATGGAAGAGCAGGGAATCATTCGAAAATCATTGAGTGAATTTGCCTCCCCTCTAGTGATGGTGTGGAAAAAGAATGGCGACCTCCGAATTTGCACAGATTTTCGATGGCTGAATGCAAGGACCATTAAGGATGCTCACCCTCTGCCACATCAGGCTGACTGTTTGGCTGCCCTTGGCGGGAACTCTGTCTTCAGCACTATGGATTTAACATCAGGGTTTTATAACCTGCCCATGCACGAGGAAGACAAGAAGTATACCGCCTTCACAACACCACTGGGCTTGCATGAATATAACAGGATGCCGCAAGGCCTTTGTAATAGTCCTGCATCCTTTATGAGAATGATGCTGAGCATTTTTGGGGACTTAAACTTCAGCAGTTTGCTATGTTATCTTGATGATCTGTTAGTCTTTGCCCCATCGGAACAAGAAGCACTCATGAGGCTGGAGATCGTCTTCCAGAGATTAAGAGAGCACAACCTTAAGTTgagcccaaaaaaatgtcacctgctCCGAAGGTCTGTGAAATTCCTTGGCCACGTCATTGATGGAGATGGAGTCGCTGTTGATCCTGATAAAGTGGAAGTCATTgtcaaaatggcaaagaaaGATTTGATGGAGGATGATGGATGCACACCTTCAATTCGAAGAGTAAAGTCATTTCTAGGGATGGTATTTTACTACCAACACTTCATACCAAACTGCTCTTCAATTGCAAAGCCTCTGTTTGCTCTCACCGCAGGTCAAAAACGGAGGGGAAAGGTTggtaaaataaatggaaagtcAGGAGTCTTCAGAAAGCTTAAACCGGCTGACTGGACTGATGATTGCAACTCTGCCTTTGTCAGTCTCAAAGAGAAGCTTTTGAACTGTGTAGTCCTCACTCACCCAGACTTCACTAAACCGCTGATCCTGTCCATCGATGCCTCGCTCGATGGTCTTGGGGCAGTTTTGTCTCAGATACCGGAGGGAGAGACCAAGGCTCGTCCAATAGCCTTTGCAAGCAAGACCCTCACTGGCTCACAAAAGAGGTACCCTGCCCACCGCTTAGAATTTTTAGCATTGAAGTGGAGTGTTTGTGAAAAATTCGGCCATTGGTTGAAGGGTCACTGTTTTACAGTATGGACTGATAATAACCCTCTG from Dunckerocampus dactyliophorus isolate RoL2022-P2 chromosome 8, RoL_Ddac_1.1, whole genome shotgun sequence encodes:
- the LOC129186758 gene encoding protein B4, with product MPPKKNSTVVDEKASSSNAPVLKKMGPVTVRKMSAHPPTLIMVREALIELDSRKGVSLQAIQNFIKRNYPSVDHVRVKHFVRRAIKKGLETGILVRPAHATVAVGVMGRFRLAPKTKESKPKAPKVKENVDPNVQKAAKEETKKIKTDNGATKKAAANKPKKEESKVPKRSKKDEVLPATKVVPAKKPKAKKAADKEEDEEAASSVKAKAKPKEAKLKEPKEAKPKKVKEAKAAKGKAAKGSKDPAPKAPAKGGRKKNTE